The following are encoded in a window of Sinomonas cyclohexanicum genomic DNA:
- the glgB gene encoding 1,4-alpha-glucan branching protein GlgB, protein MTDATRPTLTPPLAEILERWLPSQRWYPAKGREATFSRVGGIRLEDPEGEVGIEIHLVRVMAGRLEVTLNVPLTYRAQPLDGAEHALLAQSRHSELGMRWIYDGCHDPAFVAALVRLMAAGTRVGCEGTTAVGASSGEGSLPSGSLSAAVLRGEQSNSSIIVRSPAGDAMVKVFRQLAEGTNPEVELGAALARAHATDAATALGWVDAEWSLPSGALARGQLAVAHEFLGGGEDMWRFALEAAAQGNDLSEEARGLGAATARIHAALARTLGTQVLTGEAVDAFMGRLSDRLRAAWAEVRTSVGVPDEALEALLDSLVRPGDSLVVQRIHGDFHLGQVLHFANAERPFAILDFEGEPLRPVAERSQPDLVLRDVVGMLRSFDYAAGAARRTDPTARVSEGWADAAGQAFWAGYSSVAGGASPFGTALFAALWLDKALYEVSYEERNRPAWAEIPLRAARTALEAWLPEAARSGRGDGLTGLTGAPAGQPEGTDIGTAGTRPGEEMDVVQGHHEAGSGGGPAGDAGTVAAPTHTLDGAGQAAPIPVDTDVLARIAAGAYHAPHAVLGAHLDGAGTVTIRVLKHLATAVTAITPDGRIPLAHEAHGVWVGTAPEREPGHVPDYRLEVEYGEGHLVTVDDPYRYMPSIGELDLHLIGEGRHEELWRALGAHVERHHSVLGDVEGTSFKVWAPNAQAVQVRGDFNGWDGREHAMRSLGSSGVWEVFVPGVVAGMCYKFGILTRHGHWVERADPMAFGTEVPPRTASRVVESNYAFKDDEWMAARAKTDPHNAPMSVYEVHLGSWRPGLGYRELAEQLVEYVTTMGFTHVEFMPVAEHPFGGSWGYQVTSYYAPTSRFGHPDDFRHLVDSLHQAGIGVIVDWVPAHFPKDEWALAKFDGEPLYEHADPQQGEHPDWGTLIFNFGRTEVRNFLVANALYWFEEFHIDGLRVDAVASMLYLDYSREEGQWRPNQYGGRENLEAISFLQETNATAYKRNPGIITIAEESTAFPGVTKPTSLNGLGFGLKWNMGWMHDSLQYMEEDPVNRRWHHNKMTFSIVYAFSENFLLPISHDEVVHGKGSMLRKMPGDRWKQLANLRAFYAFQWAHPGKQLIFMGCEFGQEGEWNQEHGLEWWMADMEPHKGLQTLIRELNTVYRETPALFEKDNDPAGFEWIRGDDGDHNVLSFIRWSKDGTPLVCIVNFAGNPHLDYMVGMPLAGRWREAVNTDATEFGGSGVTNGGLVVAEAREWDGKPASAVLTLPPLGAVYLVPDTHRAAR, encoded by the coding sequence ATGACGGACGCGACACGGCCGACCCTTACGCCGCCGCTCGCTGAGATCCTCGAGCGATGGCTTCCATCCCAGCGCTGGTACCCGGCGAAGGGGCGCGAGGCGACCTTCTCCCGCGTGGGCGGCATCCGCCTCGAGGACCCCGAGGGCGAGGTCGGCATCGAGATCCACCTCGTGCGGGTCATGGCCGGGCGGCTCGAGGTCACCCTTAACGTGCCGCTCACGTACCGGGCACAGCCCCTGGATGGCGCGGAGCACGCACTCCTGGCCCAGAGCCGGCACTCGGAGCTCGGTATGCGGTGGATCTACGACGGCTGCCATGACCCCGCCTTCGTCGCGGCACTCGTGCGCCTCATGGCGGCGGGCACCCGCGTTGGCTGCGAAGGCACCACGGCGGTCGGCGCCTCGAGCGGCGAGGGCTCGCTCCCCTCGGGGAGCCTCTCAGCGGCCGTCCTTCGAGGCGAGCAGTCCAACTCCTCGATCATCGTGCGCTCGCCCGCCGGGGACGCGATGGTGAAGGTGTTCAGGCAGCTCGCGGAAGGAACCAACCCGGAGGTAGAACTCGGGGCCGCGCTCGCACGCGCTCACGCGACCGACGCGGCGACGGCGCTGGGCTGGGTCGATGCCGAGTGGAGCCTGCCGTCGGGTGCGCTCGCGAGGGGACAGCTCGCCGTCGCCCACGAATTCCTCGGTGGCGGCGAGGACATGTGGCGCTTCGCGCTCGAGGCCGCCGCGCAGGGGAACGATCTCTCCGAGGAGGCGCGCGGGCTGGGTGCCGCAACCGCCCGCATCCACGCCGCGCTCGCCCGCACGCTGGGCACGCAGGTGCTCACCGGTGAGGCCGTCGACGCGTTCATGGGACGGCTCTCCGACCGGCTTCGTGCGGCGTGGGCGGAGGTCCGCACGAGCGTCGGTGTGCCCGACGAGGCCCTCGAGGCGCTCCTGGACTCGCTGGTCCGGCCCGGCGACAGCCTCGTGGTCCAGCGCATCCACGGCGACTTCCACCTGGGCCAGGTCCTTCATTTCGCCAATGCCGAGCGGCCCTTCGCCATCCTTGACTTCGAGGGCGAGCCGCTGCGGCCCGTCGCGGAGCGGAGCCAGCCCGACCTCGTGCTCCGCGACGTGGTGGGCATGCTCCGCTCGTTCGACTATGCCGCGGGTGCGGCACGCCGCACCGACCCCACTGCGCGCGTCTCCGAGGGCTGGGCCGATGCGGCGGGACAGGCCTTCTGGGCCGGGTACTCCTCGGTGGCTGGCGGGGCGAGCCCGTTCGGGACAGCCCTGTTCGCCGCGCTCTGGCTCGACAAGGCCCTGTATGAGGTTTCCTACGAGGAGCGGAACCGGCCAGCGTGGGCCGAGATCCCGCTCCGCGCGGCGAGGACCGCGCTCGAGGCATGGCTGCCCGAGGCGGCCAGGTCCGGACGAGGTGACGGTCTGACCGGTTTGACCGGCGCGCCCGCGGGGCAGCCGGAGGGGACAGATATCGGGACGGCGGGAACGCGGCCCGGGGAGGAGATGGACGTGGTACAGGGACATCACGAGGCGGGCTCTGGCGGGGGCCCGGCGGGCGACGCCGGAACCGTGGCCGCGCCCACGCATACGCTGGACGGCGCGGGACAGGCGGCTCCGATTCCTGTGGATACGGATGTCCTCGCCCGGATTGCCGCCGGCGCGTACCACGCGCCCCACGCGGTGCTCGGCGCGCACCTGGACGGTGCGGGAACGGTCACCATCCGCGTCCTCAAGCACCTCGCGACGGCCGTCACGGCCATCACCCCCGATGGGCGCATTCCGCTCGCGCACGAGGCCCACGGTGTGTGGGTGGGCACCGCGCCCGAGAGGGAGCCGGGCCATGTGCCGGACTACCGGCTCGAGGTCGAGTACGGCGAGGGCCACCTCGTCACGGTCGACGATCCGTACCGCTACATGCCGAGCATCGGCGAGCTTGACCTGCATCTCATCGGCGAGGGCCGCCACGAGGAGCTGTGGCGTGCGCTCGGCGCCCACGTGGAGCGGCACCACTCGGTCCTCGGCGACGTCGAGGGCACCTCGTTCAAGGTGTGGGCGCCGAATGCCCAGGCAGTGCAGGTGCGCGGCGATTTCAACGGTTGGGACGGGCGCGAGCACGCTATGCGCAGCCTCGGGTCATCCGGGGTGTGGGAAGTCTTTGTCCCGGGCGTAGTAGCAGGGATGTGCTACAAGTTCGGGATCCTCACCCGCCACGGCCACTGGGTGGAGCGCGCCGACCCCATGGCGTTCGGGACCGAGGTGCCCCCGCGGACCGCGTCCCGCGTCGTCGAGTCGAACTACGCGTTCAAGGACGACGAGTGGATGGCGGCGCGCGCCAAGACGGACCCGCACAACGCGCCGATGAGCGTCTACGAGGTGCACCTGGGCTCGTGGAGGCCCGGCCTCGGATACCGCGAGCTCGCCGAGCAGCTGGTCGAGTACGTGACGACCATGGGCTTCACCCACGTCGAGTTCATGCCGGTCGCAGAGCACCCGTTCGGCGGATCCTGGGGCTATCAGGTGACGTCGTACTACGCTCCGACCTCGCGCTTTGGCCATCCGGACGACTTTCGTCACCTCGTCGACAGCCTGCACCAGGCCGGCATCGGCGTGATCGTGGACTGGGTCCCGGCGCACTTCCCCAAGGACGAGTGGGCGCTCGCGAAGTTCGACGGCGAGCCCCTCTACGAGCACGCCGACCCGCAGCAGGGGGAGCACCCCGACTGGGGCACGCTCATCTTCAACTTCGGCCGCACCGAGGTGCGGAACTTCCTCGTGGCCAATGCCCTGTACTGGTTCGAGGAGTTCCACATCGACGGGCTCCGCGTCGACGCGGTGGCGTCCATGCTGTACCTGGACTACTCGCGTGAGGAAGGCCAGTGGCGGCCCAACCAGTACGGCGGCCGCGAGAACCTCGAGGCGATCTCCTTCCTCCAGGAGACGAACGCGACTGCGTACAAGCGCAATCCGGGCATCATCACGATCGCCGAGGAGTCCACGGCGTTCCCAGGCGTGACGAAGCCCACCTCGCTCAACGGCCTGGGGTTCGGCCTGAAGTGGAACATGGGCTGGATGCACGACTCGCTCCAGTACATGGAGGAGGACCCGGTCAACCGCAGATGGCACCACAACAAGATGACGTTCTCGATCGTGTACGCGTTCAGTGAGAACTTCCTCCTGCCCATCAGCCACGACGAGGTCGTGCACGGCAAGGGCTCAATGCTCCGCAAGATGCCGGGGGACCGCTGGAAGCAGCTCGCCAACCTGCGTGCGTTCTATGCGTTCCAGTGGGCACACCCGGGGAAGCAGCTCATCTTCATGGGCTGCGAGTTCGGCCAGGAGGGGGAGTGGAACCAGGAGCACGGGCTCGAGTGGTGGATGGCTGACATGGAGCCCCACAAGGGTCTGCAGACACTCATCCGCGAGCTCAACACGGTGTATCGCGAGACGCCCGCGCTGTTCGAGAAGGACAACGATCCGGCCGGCTTCGAGTGGATCAGGGGCGACGATGGCGACCATAACGTGCTCTCGTTCATCAGGTGGTCCAAGGACGGCACGCCGCTCGTGTGCATCGTGAACTTCGCGGGCAACCCGCACCTCGACTACATGGTGGGGATGCCGCTTGCCGGCCGCTGGCGCGAGGCTGTGAACACCGACGCGACCGAGTTCGGTGGATCCGGCGTCACGAACGGCGGGCTCGTTGTGGCTGAGGCCCGGGAGTGGGACGGCAAGCCGGCCTCGGCCGTTCTCACGCTCCCGCCGCTGGGCGCGGTCTACCTCGTCCCAGACACTCACCGCGCGGCCCGGTAG
- a CDS encoding SRPBCC domain-containing protein translates to MDSLFSHAARPERDVTASGEAPPSRVARVRLPAPRDIVYNAFVGDLHLWWPSSYTGFGEGTHPFIEDGIVGEEGPDGQLRSWGEVTGEEPGSLLEFAWTLAGPADAPTRVRVEFADDGDQTVVVLTHDGWARGREGRAQYEKYADWSVILGRFAAFFGQPADSVEET, encoded by the coding sequence ATGGATTCGCTCTTCTCCCACGCTGCGCGTCCGGAACGTGACGTGACCGCGAGTGGCGAGGCGCCGCCGTCGCGCGTCGCCCGGGTGCGCCTCCCGGCTCCCAGAGACATCGTGTACAACGCGTTCGTCGGGGACCTGCACCTCTGGTGGCCGTCCTCCTACACCGGATTCGGCGAGGGGACGCATCCGTTCATCGAGGACGGCATCGTGGGGGAGGAAGGCCCCGATGGGCAGCTGCGCTCGTGGGGCGAGGTGACGGGCGAGGAGCCTGGGTCGCTCCTCGAGTTCGCCTGGACGCTCGCGGGGCCCGCGGATGCGCCCACGCGCGTACGCGTCGAGTTCGCCGATGACGGCGACCAGACCGTCGTCGTGCTCACGCACGACGGCTGGGCTCGCGGGCGCGAAGGGCGCGCGCAGTACGAGAAGTACGCCGACTGGTCCGTCATCCTCGGCCGTTTCGCGGCGTTCTTCGGCCAGCCGGCCGATTCGGTCGAGGAGACCTAG
- a CDS encoding LacI family DNA-binding transcriptional regulator — protein sequence MSVSIRDVAQSAGVSMATVSRALSGRGNVSERSRLRVLEAAESLGFVPSYNASSLASGRTRNIGVMVPTVRRWFFSSVLEGVSKTLLEAGYDLTLYNTGEQAGNRQSVLTDFLRRQRLDGVVAVSLELSPKEVAQLLRVGRPVVGLGGPIEGAATLHIDDFAVARLATEHLLGLGHTDIAHLSGTAEFERDFALPANRRLGFEAAMADAGIPVRPEWLVATDFTIPGAHQAAKRLLAGPARRPSAIFAASDEMAIGAITAAQQLGLHVPYDVSVVGIDGHELGGMFGLTTFDQAPARQGADAARMLLSELESDGAKPQSRAIEPEFIVRTSTAVPRALR from the coding sequence GTGAGCGTGAGCATCCGCGACGTCGCGCAATCGGCAGGCGTCTCGATGGCCACCGTGTCCCGTGCCCTCAGCGGCCGCGGGAATGTCTCGGAGCGGAGCCGGCTCCGGGTCCTCGAGGCCGCCGAGTCCCTCGGATTCGTTCCCTCCTACAACGCCTCGAGCCTGGCCTCCGGCCGCACCCGCAACATCGGCGTCATGGTCCCCACCGTGAGGCGGTGGTTCTTCTCGAGCGTCCTCGAGGGCGTCTCCAAGACCCTGCTCGAGGCCGGCTATGACCTCACCCTGTACAACACCGGAGAGCAGGCGGGGAACCGGCAGAGCGTCCTGACAGACTTCCTGCGGCGGCAGAGGCTCGACGGCGTCGTGGCCGTCTCCCTCGAGCTCTCGCCGAAGGAGGTCGCCCAGCTCCTCCGCGTGGGCCGGCCGGTGGTCGGCCTCGGCGGGCCCATCGAAGGAGCGGCAACGCTCCACATCGACGACTTTGCGGTCGCCAGGCTGGCTACCGAGCACCTCCTCGGCCTGGGCCACACGGACATCGCGCACCTGAGCGGTACCGCCGAGTTCGAGCGAGACTTCGCCCTGCCCGCGAACCGGCGCCTCGGTTTCGAGGCCGCCATGGCCGACGCGGGAATCCCCGTGCGGCCCGAGTGGCTCGTCGCCACGGACTTCACGATCCCGGGCGCGCATCAGGCCGCCAAGCGCCTGCTCGCCGGCCCGGCTCGGCGACCGAGCGCCATCTTCGCCGCTTCTGACGAGATGGCCATCGGAGCCATCACCGCGGCACAGCAGCTGGGCCTCCACGTCCCCTACGACGTCTCTGTCGTGGGCATCGACGGGCACGAGCTGGGCGGGATGTTCGGCCTCACGACCTTCGACCAAGCGCCGGCGCGCCAGGGTGCCGATGCGGCGCGCATGCTCCTCAGCGAGCTCGAGTCGGACGGCGCCAAGCCCCAGAGCCGCGCGATCGAGCCGGAGTTCATCGTCCGCACGAGCACGGCCGTGCCGAGGGCACTTCGCTAG